A part of Paenibacillus sp. sptzw28 genomic DNA contains:
- the rsgA gene encoding ribosome small subunit-dependent GTPase A has product MEMQARTRQQHNKTDGQIGRIVKALSGYYYVLPNDAGPEERPIQCRARGIFKKRGESPLVGDLVLFERTENGEGTVDSILPRSSELIRPPVANVDLAVLVFSVTEPVLNLQLLDKFLVHIEHAGVDAVLCLSKRDLAEVGEDTDEARQAMEEVLRIYTPIGYDVIVTSSRKGEGTPALSERLRGHLAVFAGQSGVGKSSLLNAMVPGLKLETNEISSKLGRGKHTTRHVELILTGGGYVADTPGFSQLDFAELGVEELGSCFREMRELAPSCKFRGCTHVHEPGCAVLQALAAGEIAPSRHEHYVQFITEMKERKRRY; this is encoded by the coding sequence ATGGAGATGCAAGCACGAACACGACAACAACACAATAAAACGGACGGTCAGATCGGAAGAATCGTCAAAGCGCTCAGCGGTTATTATTATGTGCTTCCGAATGATGCCGGGCCGGAAGAGAGGCCGATTCAATGCCGTGCGCGCGGTATATTCAAGAAGCGCGGTGAATCGCCGCTGGTCGGCGATCTTGTTCTGTTCGAGAGGACAGAGAACGGCGAAGGGACTGTCGATTCCATCCTGCCCCGAAGCTCGGAACTCATTCGCCCTCCGGTGGCTAATGTGGACTTGGCCGTACTTGTTTTCTCGGTTACGGAACCGGTGCTCAACCTGCAGCTTCTAGATAAATTTCTTGTTCACATCGAGCATGCAGGCGTCGATGCGGTGCTCTGCCTCAGTAAAAGGGACTTGGCTGAAGTGGGCGAAGATACGGACGAGGCGCGACAAGCTATGGAAGAGGTTCTTCGCATCTACACGCCGATTGGATATGACGTTATTGTGACAAGCTCCAGGAAAGGGGAAGGAACTCCTGCGTTGTCGGAGCGGCTGCGCGGCCATTTGGCCGTCTTCGCCGGACAATCCGGGGTGGGTAAATCTTCTCTGCTCAATGCGATGGTTCCCGGGTTAAAGCTGGAAACCAATGAAATCAGCAGCAAGCTCGGACGCGGCAAGCATACGACAAGGCATGTTGAATTGATATTGACAGGCGGCGGTTATGTCGCGGATACGCCCGGTTTCAGTCAGCTTGACTTTGCCGAGCTCGGAGTTGAGGAGCTCGGAAGCTGTTTCCGGGAAATGCGTGAGCTAGCGCCGTCCTGCAAATTCCGCGGCTGTACGCATGTGCACGAACCGGGCTGCGCGGTTCTGCAGGCGCTGGCAGCCGGAGAGATCGCTCCAAGCCGCCATGAGCATTATGTACAATTTATAACGGAGATGAAAGAGAGAAAGCGGAGGTATTGA
- the rpe gene encoding ribulose-phosphate 3-epimerase: MSLIAPSILSANFAALGEDIKDVERAGADWIHIDVMDGHYVPNLTFGPVVVSAIRPYTKLTFDVHLMIDNPEQYISAFAAAGADRITVHAEACIHLHRVIHMIKEAGLPAGVALNPATPLQVLENILDDLDLVLIMTVNPGFGGQQFIPHSLPKLRELRTMLDKRGLNGMHVQVDGGINAVTAPLVRDAGANVLVAGNAVFTEKDRTAAIAALR; the protein is encoded by the coding sequence ATGTCGCTCATCGCACCATCGATTTTATCGGCAAATTTTGCTGCGCTTGGAGAAGATATTAAAGACGTCGAACGGGCAGGAGCCGATTGGATCCATATTGACGTCATGGACGGCCATTATGTACCGAACCTGACGTTCGGGCCAGTGGTTGTAAGTGCGATTCGCCCTTATACGAAGCTTACGTTCGACGTCCACCTGATGATCGATAATCCCGAGCAGTATATCTCGGCATTCGCTGCCGCAGGCGCCGACCGTATTACAGTCCATGCGGAAGCCTGCATCCACCTGCACAGGGTTATCCATATGATCAAGGAAGCAGGACTTCCTGCCGGTGTCGCGCTGAATCCGGCTACGCCGCTGCAAGTATTGGAGAATATACTGGATGACCTGGACCTCGTACTTATCATGACGGTGAATCCGGGCTTCGGCGGCCAACAATTCATTCCGCATTCGCTTCCAAAGCTGCGTGAGCTCCGGACGATGCTTGACAAGAGAGGCTTAAACGGTATGCATGTTCAGGTTGACGGCGGGATAAACGCCGTAACCGCTCCACTGGTTCGCGATGCCGGTGCCAATGTGCTCGTGGCCGGCAATGCCGTATTCACCGAGAAGGATCGTACCGCGGCAATAGCTGCGCTGCGGTAG
- the spoVM gene encoding stage V sporulation protein SpoVM — translation MKFYTIKLPKFLGGFVKAILNTFQKN, via the coding sequence ATGAAATTTTATACAATCAAGCTGCCGAAATTTTTGGGCGGATTCGTCAAAGCGATTTTAAATACGTTCCAGAAAAACTAG
- the rpmB gene encoding 50S ribosomal protein L28, giving the protein MSRKCFITGKGPGTGNHVSHANNKNRRTWGVNVQKVRILVDGKPKRVFVSTRALKAGKVTRV; this is encoded by the coding sequence ATGTCTCGCAAATGTTTTATTACGGGCAAAGGTCCTGGTACAGGTAACCACGTCTCGCACGCAAACAACAAAAACCGCCGCACCTGGGGCGTTAACGTTCAGAAGGTTCGCATCCTCGTTGACGGCAAGCCTAAACGCGTTTTTGTCAGCACTCGTGCTCTGAAAGCCGGCAAAGTAACCCGCGTATAA
- a CDS encoding Asp23/Gls24 family envelope stress response protein, whose product MPLQLNSELGSIYITDHVISVLAGSAALECYGLVGMASRKQLKDGITEMLGRDNLSRGVEVRRENERTHIDLYIIVSYGTKISEVAHNIQSKVKYVLNEVVGLKVDYVHIFVQGVRVSR is encoded by the coding sequence ATGCCTCTGCAGCTTAATTCGGAACTAGGAAGTATATATATTACAGACCATGTTATCTCCGTACTTGCCGGCTCAGCGGCTTTGGAATGTTATGGACTGGTTGGTATGGCTTCACGCAAACAACTCAAGGACGGCATTACCGAGATGCTCGGCCGGGATAATCTGTCCCGCGGCGTCGAAGTCCGCCGAGAGAACGAACGCACACACATCGATCTTTACATCATCGTGAGCTACGGTACAAAAATATCCGAGGTAGCGCATAACATTCAGTCAAAAGTGAAGTATGTGCTTAATGAAGTAGTCGGCCTTAAGGTTGACTATGTGCATATTTTTGTCCAAGGCGTACGTGTATCTCGGTAG
- a CDS encoding DAK2 domain-containing protein yields the protein MVLSGAECLRRNVERVNALNVFPVPDGDTGTNMNLTMTSGTQELQSKLSADVGKVAEALSKGLLMGARGNSGVILSQLFRGFAKSLTGLGQADTAQFAAALQSGVDMAYKAVVRPVEGTILTVAKESAKHAVAYARRTTDIVELVREVHTKANEALQRTPDLLPVLKQVGVVDSGGQGLVLIYEGFVRALTEQSSGTNDRPTEAALPEQIPVQARPQQPVRPLGGAQSQLSTEAIEFLYDMEFFINTKPAVRPARRFDEAYFKRVLARDGDSILVIEDDHIIKVHVHSRKPGDVLNYALPYGELSEIHILNMRDQHRGLLQEGELAGRSGDAETYSASVSGMDEAAHRLAVPEVLTGTPADSVPVGQAHEWAPFGIIAVAMGEGIGSIFLDNNVDIVLSGGQTMNPSTEDFIKAIESLPAEHIYLLPNNGNIILAAQQAAELCGRNVTVIPTKTILQGLAAVLAFRDEQSAEANGEAMGEAALQVRSGQVTHAVRNTAIDGIEIREGDYIGIMEKSIVTASANVQQTCRELLVHMMQEGGELVTVLTGEQADEAETSALSEWVKETYPDAELEVHAGGQPMYPYLFAVE from the coding sequence ATGGTGCTGAGCGGAGCGGAATGTTTGCGGCGTAACGTAGAACGCGTTAATGCGTTGAATGTTTTTCCGGTTCCCGACGGCGACACCGGAACCAATATGAATTTAACGATGACATCAGGCACCCAGGAACTGCAAAGCAAACTGTCCGCAGACGTGGGCAAAGTTGCGGAAGCGCTTTCTAAAGGCCTGCTTATGGGAGCACGCGGCAATTCGGGTGTTATTCTTTCGCAGCTTTTTCGGGGCTTTGCCAAAAGCCTGACAGGTCTCGGGCAGGCCGATACCGCTCAATTCGCCGCGGCACTCCAAAGCGGTGTGGATATGGCATACAAAGCGGTCGTAAGGCCCGTCGAGGGAACGATCTTAACCGTTGCCAAAGAATCAGCCAAACACGCAGTAGCCTATGCAAGGCGCACTACCGATATCGTAGAACTGGTACGGGAAGTTCATACGAAGGCTAATGAAGCCCTTCAGAGGACGCCTGATTTGCTACCGGTGCTGAAGCAGGTCGGCGTTGTCGATTCGGGCGGTCAAGGGCTTGTCCTTATTTATGAAGGGTTCGTCCGGGCTCTGACTGAGCAATCAAGTGGCACCAATGACCGACCGACCGAAGCGGCGCTTCCGGAACAAATACCGGTTCAAGCTCGTCCGCAGCAGCCGGTTCGTCCGCTTGGCGGCGCGCAGTCGCAGCTGTCGACGGAAGCAATCGAATTCTTATACGACATGGAATTTTTCATTAACACGAAACCGGCTGTCCGCCCTGCGCGCCGCTTCGACGAAGCTTATTTCAAACGTGTGCTGGCCAGAGACGGCGATTCGATTCTTGTTATAGAGGACGACCATATAATCAAGGTTCATGTACACTCCCGCAAGCCCGGCGATGTGCTTAATTACGCTTTGCCGTATGGGGAACTATCCGAAATTCATATTCTCAATATGCGCGACCAGCATCGCGGTTTGCTTCAAGAGGGAGAATTGGCGGGGAGAAGCGGTGACGCCGAGACTTACTCTGCATCTGTCTCCGGAATGGACGAAGCTGCGCATAGACTTGCCGTTCCCGAGGTGCTCACTGGAACTCCGGCGGATTCCGTACCGGTCGGGCAGGCGCATGAGTGGGCGCCGTTTGGCATTATTGCGGTAGCAATGGGCGAAGGAATCGGGTCGATTTTTCTGGACAATAATGTGGATATCGTTCTCTCCGGCGGACAAACGATGAACCCGTCAACGGAAGATTTCATCAAAGCGATAGAATCTTTGCCTGCCGAGCATATTTACTTGCTTCCGAACAACGGCAATATTATTTTGGCGGCGCAGCAAGCGGCCGAATTATGCGGACGAAACGTGACCGTCATTCCGACGAAAACCATTCTTCAAGGTCTTGCCGCTGTTCTTGCCTTCCGTGATGAACAGTCCGCAGAGGCGAATGGCGAAGCGATGGGAGAAGCGGCCTTGCAGGTAAGATCCGGACAAGTTACGCATGCGGTTCGTAACACGGCAATAGACGGTATCGAAATTCGTGAAGGCGATTATATCGGAATTATGGAGAAGTCGATCGTAACCGCGTCCGCGAACGTGCAGCAGACCTGCCGCGAGCTGCTTGTGCATATGATGCAGGAAGGCGGCGAGCTGGTGACGGTTCTGACAGGCGAACAGGCTGATGAAGCGGAGACGTCAGCTCTCTCGGAATGGGTCAAAGAGACATACCCTGACGCCGAGCTTGAAGTGCACGCAGGCGGGCAGCCGATGTATCCATACCTTTTTGCAGTAGAATAG
- a CDS encoding DegV family protein: protein MRTVKIITDSTSDIPVHVRKQLGIEIVPLKVIFGEESFLDTVTISTQQFFEKLTASSVLPTTSQPSPIEFMEAYDRILKQQPDVSIISLHLSSAVSGTYQSAVLGSSLLEGNGDVTVIDTKSASYGFGMLAVKAAEMAAAGESKESILAEIDRLNSDRKLYFLVDTLEYLQKGGRIGKAAALFGSILNIKPILSLDSDGEVTAIDKVRGQRKAMQRIIDLFKKDFGSDPVEITVGWTYNSDIALELASLAQSQLDVRNVNQTEIGPVIGTHVGPGTAALFINRV, encoded by the coding sequence GTGAGGACGGTTAAAATAATTACAGACAGCACTTCGGATATCCCGGTTCATGTTCGCAAGCAGCTCGGCATTGAAATTGTGCCGCTTAAGGTAATATTCGGCGAGGAGTCGTTCCTCGATACCGTTACGATCAGCACGCAGCAGTTTTTCGAGAAGCTGACGGCCTCTTCCGTTCTGCCGACAACTTCACAGCCTTCACCGATCGAGTTCATGGAAGCTTACGATCGAATTCTAAAACAACAACCGGACGTTTCGATCATTTCCCTTCATCTGTCATCTGCCGTAAGCGGCACTTATCAGTCCGCGGTTCTCGGTTCTTCGCTGCTTGAAGGCAACGGAGACGTCACCGTTATCGATACGAAATCAGCTTCTTACGGCTTCGGAATGCTTGCCGTCAAGGCGGCGGAGATGGCGGCGGCCGGGGAATCGAAAGAGAGCATTCTGGCCGAAATCGACCGGCTGAACAGTGACAGGAAGCTGTATTTCCTGGTGGATACGCTCGAGTATTTGCAGAAGGGCGGAAGGATTGGCAAAGCGGCCGCTTTATTCGGTTCCATTCTGAACATCAAGCCCATTCTGTCGTTGGATTCGGATGGCGAAGTGACCGCGATTGATAAGGTCCGCGGTCAGCGCAAAGCAATGCAGCGAATCATTGATTTATTCAAGAAGGATTTCGGCAGCGATCCTGTCGAAATAACGGTAGGCTGGACGTATAACAGCGATATTGCGCTTGAGCTGGCTTCGCTTGCACAATCGCAGCTGGACGTCCGCAATGTCAATCAGACTGAGATCGGGCCAGTTATCGGGACGCATGTCGGTCCCGGCACGGCAGCGCTATTTATTAACCGGGTGTGA
- the recG gene encoding ATP-dependent DNA helicase RecG, which yields MKLEQIPVRQTKGVSAQKEQELHAFGIHTVADLLDYFPFRYEDYRIRGLSETKDGEKATVEGKIMGNPSLQRYGRAKTRLTCKVAIDGVLVTAVWFNRHFLQDQLIPGREIVLTGKWEQRRLQLTVSESEFPDKGTARSGTLQPVYSVGGSITQPWMRKTIKQALLQYGAMIEEALPSELVDKHRLMPRREAVVRIHQPDDTAEGQEARRRLVFEELFLFQLKLQAYRSLNRKRMDGVAHVVDADSIRTFAHTLPFELTDSQKKVVNEILTDMRQPSCMNRLLQGDVGSGKTVVAAIALYAAVKAGHQGALMVPTEILAEQHIRSLQKLFDGTGIEVGLLTGSMTERKKRDAVAGLQMGLTDIVVGTHAIIQEGVNFRSLGLVVTDEQHRFGVNQRSVLRRKGLNPDVLTMTATPIPRTLAITAFGDMDVSTLRERPQGRKPIQTYWVKHGMMERVLGFISREVDAGRQSYFICPLIEESDKLDVQNAIDMHVQLQQAFPGLRVGLLHGRLSASEKDEVMRAFSENEVHVLVATTVVEVGVDVPNATLMIVMDAERFGLSQLHQLRGRVGRGGHQSYCVLIADPKSEAGRERMKVMTETDDGFEVARRDLDLRGPGDFFGTKQSGVPDFKLADMAADFAILEEARDDAAELTGRADFWTAAAYARLRELLKKEQLFQGDLLD from the coding sequence ATGAAGCTTGAACAAATACCGGTCCGGCAGACGAAAGGCGTGAGCGCTCAGAAGGAACAAGAGCTTCACGCCTTTGGCATTCATACGGTCGCCGATCTGCTGGACTATTTTCCATTTCGTTACGAGGATTACCGGATCCGGGGTTTGTCGGAGACAAAGGACGGAGAGAAGGCGACGGTTGAGGGGAAAATCATGGGGAACCCGTCGCTGCAGCGTTACGGCCGGGCTAAAACCCGGCTGACCTGCAAAGTGGCCATTGACGGCGTACTGGTGACGGCAGTCTGGTTCAACCGACATTTTCTGCAGGATCAGCTTATTCCCGGCCGTGAGATTGTATTGACGGGCAAGTGGGAGCAGCGGAGATTGCAGCTCACCGTGTCCGAATCCGAATTTCCCGATAAGGGTACGGCCAGGTCAGGGACGCTGCAGCCGGTGTATTCGGTCGGGGGCAGCATTACGCAGCCATGGATGCGGAAAACCATCAAACAGGCGCTGCTTCAATACGGCGCAATGATAGAGGAAGCGCTGCCTTCCGAACTCGTGGATAAGCACCGTCTCATGCCGCGCCGAGAAGCGGTAGTGCGAATCCATCAGCCTGACGATACGGCGGAAGGGCAGGAAGCCCGCCGCAGGCTGGTGTTCGAGGAGCTGTTTCTCTTCCAGCTGAAGCTTCAGGCTTACAGGTCGCTGAACAGGAAGCGTATGGACGGTGTGGCTCATGTCGTCGATGCTGATTCGATCCGGACGTTCGCGCATACGCTCCCCTTTGAATTAACCGATTCGCAGAAGAAGGTAGTCAACGAGATATTGACCGATATGCGCCAGCCCTCTTGCATGAACAGGCTGCTGCAGGGCGACGTCGGGTCTGGAAAGACGGTCGTAGCTGCCATTGCACTGTACGCTGCGGTTAAGGCCGGTCATCAGGGCGCTCTGATGGTGCCGACCGAAATATTGGCCGAGCAGCATATCCGTTCGCTGCAAAAGCTGTTCGACGGGACAGGGATAGAGGTCGGCCTGCTGACGGGCAGCATGACCGAGAGGAAGAAACGCGACGCGGTCGCAGGTCTTCAGATGGGGCTGACCGACATTGTCGTCGGTACTCATGCCATTATCCAGGAAGGCGTGAATTTCCGCAGTCTTGGCCTTGTCGTGACGGATGAACAGCACAGGTTCGGTGTTAACCAGCGGAGCGTGCTGCGGCGGAAAGGGCTGAATCCGGATGTACTGACGATGACTGCCACGCCGATACCGCGAACCCTTGCAATTACGGCGTTCGGTGATATGGATGTGTCGACGCTTCGAGAAAGGCCGCAGGGTCGTAAGCCGATTCAGACCTATTGGGTCAAGCACGGGATGATGGAACGGGTACTCGGCTTCATCAGCCGCGAGGTCGATGCGGGCCGTCAATCGTATTTCATTTGTCCGCTGATTGAAGAGTCGGACAAGCTTGACGTGCAGAATGCGATCGATATGCATGTACAGCTGCAGCAGGCTTTTCCCGGCCTTCGGGTCGGGCTTCTCCACGGGCGTTTGTCAGCATCCGAGAAAGACGAGGTCATGCGCGCATTCAGCGAGAACGAGGTTCATGTGCTCGTAGCGACCACTGTCGTCGAAGTAGGCGTAGATGTGCCTAATGCGACGCTTATGATCGTAATGGATGCGGAGCGGTTCGGTTTATCCCAGCTGCATCAGCTTCGCGGCAGGGTCGGTCGGGGCGGCCATCAATCTTACTGCGTGCTGATCGCGGATCCGAAGTCGGAAGCCGGACGCGAGCGGATGAAGGTGATGACGGAAACGGACGACGGCTTCGAGGTGGCAAGGCGGGACCTTGATTTACGCGGTCCCGGCGATTTCTTCGGTACCAAGCAAAGCGGTGTTCCCGACTTTAAGCTTGCGGATATGGCGGCGGATTTCGCCATATTGGAAGAGGCTCGCGACGATGCGGCAGAGCTTACCGGAAGAGCGGATTTTTGGACCGCTGCGGCATATGCCCGGCTGCGTGAGCTGCTTAAGAAGGAGCAACTTTTTCAAGGCGATTTGCTGGACTAG
- a CDS encoding stage VI sporulation protein F, translating to MNYTNYGIRPELVERVKVKMKNPVVKERVKQALHGVTKYDLQDRLKVRRLIRTSAGILQEQLTEVQEEQLTAFVIGQKIDPNNTIHLIKLWAMFR from the coding sequence ATGAACTATACGAATTACGGCATTCGGCCGGAATTGGTCGAACGCGTGAAGGTCAAGATGAAAAATCCCGTTGTTAAAGAACGGGTCAAGCAGGCTCTGCATGGTGTGACTAAATATGATTTGCAGGACCGGCTTAAAGTGCGGAGGCTTATCAGGACATCGGCCGGAATACTGCAGGAGCAGCTGACGGAGGTCCAGGAAGAGCAGCTGACAGCCTTTGTAATCGGCCAGAAGATCGATCCGAATAATACGATTCATTTAATCAAATTATGGGCAATGTTCCGCTGA
- a CDS encoding SOS response-associated peptidase has translation MCGRYTITVSLEELMLRYWIGDTAVPFHRPKYNVAPGQMVLAVVGDGTRNRLGELKWGLVPSWADDPKIGNKMLNARSETVWDKPAFKQLIRRKRCIIPADGFYEWQKNSSGSKQPMRIVMRSRSLFSMAGLYDTWVAPDGRKVSTCTILTTAPNELMAPIHDRMPVILEREDEALWLDRAFNDQRRLNQLLRPFPAEELEAYPVSAAVGSVANDEPSCIEPIKAAGTDNL, from the coding sequence ATGTGCGGACGATACACGATAACCGTTTCACTCGAGGAGTTAATGCTGCGGTATTGGATCGGCGATACTGCCGTCCCATTCCATAGGCCCAAATATAACGTCGCTCCGGGTCAAATGGTGCTCGCCGTTGTAGGCGACGGAACGCGCAACCGCCTCGGTGAACTCAAATGGGGGCTTGTTCCCTCATGGGCGGATGATCCGAAGATCGGCAATAAAATGCTTAACGCGCGCTCTGAGACCGTTTGGGACAAGCCTGCCTTCAAGCAGTTGATTCGCCGCAAGCGCTGTATAATCCCTGCCGACGGCTTCTATGAATGGCAGAAAAACAGTTCAGGCTCGAAACAGCCGATGCGAATTGTTATGCGCAGCCGGAGCCTGTTCAGCATGGCGGGGCTTTATGATACATGGGTCGCACCCGATGGCCGGAAAGTGAGTACCTGCACCATTCTTACGACGGCGCCTAACGAGCTGATGGCGCCGATTCACGACCGGATGCCGGTTATTTTAGAGAGGGAAGACGAGGCGCTCTGGCTTGATCGCGCTTTTAACGATCAGCGGCGGCTTAATCAGCTGCTGCGGCCTTTCCCGGCGGAAGAGCTTGAAGCATACCCGGTATCTGCAGCGGTCGGAAGTGTTGCCAACGATGAGCCTTCCTGTATCGAACCGATTAAGGCTGCAGGTACGGATAACCTTTAG
- a CDS encoding ABC transporter ATP-binding protein, with protein MKYIKFLAFWTWRIRKLYFLVLLLLLLESVSNYAVIYLQKVIIDDIFVAGRYEKLVLVACLFGAAGLVYSLMFTATSHVLIRNEFTVSRELLTAMLERMRRVPLSVFNRERTAKLVYTMTTDLFNTASVIGWQIPRGLQTLVNLVILLTLVGYASSVIMWVVLGMSIAYFAVWYRFAPKLKAASKEVQERRSNLLVHIEEGISATREVIAFHRLKWEGAIYNKLFKRYFDQVVSEGKLANKQIAFSDPIRWGIGLFVLAFGGWQLIQNRMSVGTFVVVFQFSIQLADSFSNLFQFIMGLSGQSAYVDRVQRILEMEQTKDGTKQLPQPVSSIRFHDTSFRYDADLPYVLNNLSTELPARGKIAFVGSSGGGKSTVAQLLKRFYDPSAGHVTVNGIPLYELSQSEWSRKAAIVFQDPYLFSDSIRSNLLLGRDLTEETMIQSCRIAQIHEFIMSLPDGYDTEVGERGIKLSGGQRQRLAIARAIMGNPEVLILDEATSALDLETERQLFQTLDELRAGQTTVVIAHRLSTVENADIIYVMRQGAVAETGTHRELLENGMAYRELLLAQN; from the coding sequence ATGAAATATATTAAATTTCTCGCTTTTTGGACGTGGCGAATACGTAAGCTCTATTTCCTGGTCTTGCTGCTCCTGCTCTTGGAATCTGTATCGAACTACGCGGTCATCTACTTGCAGAAAGTTATTATCGACGACATTTTCGTGGCCGGCCGGTACGAGAAGCTTGTGCTTGTCGCCTGCTTATTCGGAGCCGCAGGCCTTGTTTACTCACTTATGTTTACGGCAACCAGCCACGTGCTCATCCGAAACGAGTTTACGGTCAGCCGTGAGCTGTTGACCGCAATGCTGGAGCGGATGCGCCGGGTTCCCCTATCCGTATTTAACAGGGAACGGACAGCCAAGCTCGTCTATACGATGACGACGGATTTGTTTAATACGGCAAGCGTAATCGGCTGGCAAATACCGCGCGGCCTGCAGACCCTGGTAAACCTTGTTATTCTGCTGACTCTGGTCGGATATGCAAGCTCTGTCATCATGTGGGTCGTGCTCGGTATGTCCATAGCTTATTTTGCCGTCTGGTACAGGTTTGCGCCTAAACTTAAGGCTGCGTCAAAGGAAGTACAGGAGCGCCGCTCCAATCTTCTCGTACATATTGAGGAAGGAATATCGGCCACGCGGGAGGTCATCGCCTTCCATCGTTTAAAGTGGGAAGGCGCTATTTACAACAAGCTGTTCAAACGCTACTTCGACCAAGTCGTTTCCGAAGGCAAATTAGCTAACAAGCAAATCGCATTCAGCGACCCCATCAGGTGGGGTATCGGACTATTCGTGCTTGCTTTTGGGGGCTGGCAGCTAATTCAGAATCGGATGTCGGTTGGGACCTTCGTGGTCGTCTTTCAATTCTCCATCCAGCTCGCGGACTCGTTTAGCAACCTTTTCCAATTCATAATGGGGTTATCCGGACAATCAGCTTATGTGGACCGTGTACAGCGTATCCTCGAAATGGAACAAACGAAGGATGGAACAAAGCAGCTGCCGCAACCGGTAAGTTCCATCAGATTCCATGATACTTCATTCCGTTATGACGCCGACCTGCCGTATGTGCTGAACAACTTATCAACAGAGCTTCCGGCCAGAGGCAAAATCGCATTCGTCGGTTCTAGCGGGGGCGGCAAATCAACGGTTGCCCAGCTTCTCAAACGGTTCTACGACCCGTCGGCGGGTCATGTGACGGTCAATGGCATTCCGCTTTATGAACTGTCGCAATCGGAATGGTCCAGAAAGGCCGCCATCGTTTTTCAAGACCCTTACCTGTTCTCCGACAGCATCCGCAGCAACCTGCTGCTCGGCCGTGATTTGACTGAGGAAACGATGATCCAGTCATGCCGCATCGCACAAATTCATGAATTTATAATGAGTCTTCCGGATGGATACGACACTGAAGTCGGTGAACGCGGCATTAAACTCTCAGGCGGTCAGCGGCAGCGGCTTGCTATAGCAAGAGCGATTATGGGTAATCCCGAGGTGTTAATCTTGGACGAAGCGACATCCGCGCTTGATCTGGAAACGGAGCGTCAGCTGTTCCAGACGCTCGACGAGCTGCGCGCCGGACAGACGACCGTCGTCATCGCCCACCGGTTGTCCACCGTTGAGAATGCAGACATCATATACGTTATGCGTCAGGGAGCCGTAGCGGAAACAGGTACGCATCGCGAGCTCCTGGAGAATGGTATGGCGTACCGTGAGCTGCTGCTGGCACAGAATTAG